One Prunus dulcis unplaced genomic scaffold, ALMONDv2, whole genome shotgun sequence DNA segment encodes these proteins:
- the LOC117613745 gene encoding uncharacterized protein LOC117613745, whose protein sequence is MFEQSCFGHLLGIEDLKWTSPIVHGLLLSKADPKTVSQLNGIKFIVGKKVIQFTAQQFCIVTGLRFGNLPFIPIPTNENCSLKRKYFANDKTVNLLELEKAFLECDDVDDVFKLGFLYFAVFVLLGSEKHVHIDMRYLKLAEDLEDFGKYPWGAVSYAKTN, encoded by the coding sequence ATGTTTGAACagagttgttttggtcatctcCTAGGGATTGAGGACCTCAAGTGGACTTCTCCGATTGTCCACGGGTTGCTGCTCAGTAAAGCTGATCCCAAGACAGTTTCCCAACTGAACGGGATCAAATTCATTGTTGGCAAGAAGGTCATCCAATTCACGGCGCAGCAATTTTGCATCGTGACAGGGCTAAGGTTTGGAAACCTTCCCTTTATTCCGATTCCCACAAATGAGAACTGCTCATTGAAACGGAAGTACTTTGCCAACGATAAAACTGTGAACCTGTTGGAATTAGAAAAGGCCTTCCTCGAATGCGATGATGTGGACGATGTATTCAAGCTTGGATTCTTATACTTTGCTGTCTTTGTTCTGTTGGGCAGCGAAAAACATGTCCACATTGACATGCGATATTTGAAGTTGGCGGAAGACCTTGAAGACTTTGGGAAGTATCCATGGGGTGCTGTGTCTTATGCGAAGACAAATGA
- the LOC117613744 gene encoding V-type proton ATPase subunit d2, producing MYGFEAMTFNIHGGYLEAIVRGHRAGLLTAADYNNLCQCETLDDIKMHLSATEYGPYLQNEPSPLHTTTIVEKCTLKLVDEYKHMLCQATEPLSTFLEYITYGHMIDNVVLIVTGTLHERDVQELLEKCHPLGMFDSIATLAVAQNMRELYRLVLVDTPLAPYFSECITSEDLDDMNIEIMRNTLYKAYLEDFYRFCQKLGGATAEIMSDLLAFEADRRAVNITINSIGTELTRDDRRKLYSSFGLLYPYGHEELAVCEDVDQVRGVMEKYPPYQAIFSKLSYGESQMLDKAFYEEEVKRLCLAFEQQFHYGVFFAYMRLREQEIRNLMWISECVAQNQKSRVHDSVVFIF from the exons ATGTACGGCTTCGAGGCAATGACGTTCAACATTCACGGCGGGTACTTGGAGGCCATAGTACGGGGACACCGTGCGGGCCTTCTCACTGCCGCCGATTACAACAATTTGTGCCAGTGCGAGACCCTCGACGATATTAAGATGCACCTTTCTGCCACCGAGTACGGACCCTACCTCCAAAATG AACCTTCCCCGTTGCATACAACTACAATTGTGGAAAAGTGCACCCTTAAATTGGTTGATGAGTATAAGCACATGCTATGCCAAGCCACAGAGCCCTTGTCAACCTTTTTGGAGTACATTAC ATATGGCCACATGATAGACAATGTTGTCCTGATTGTTACTGGAACCTTGCATGAGAGAGATGTTCAGGAACTCTTGGAAAAATGCCACCCTTTGGGCATGTTTGACAG CATTGCCACCCTGGCAGTTGCACAGAATATGCGGGAGCTTTACAGACTGGTGCTTGTTGACACACCACTTGCTCCTTACTTTTCGGAATGTATTACATCTGAG GACCTGGATGATATGAATATTGAAATAATGAGGAATACTCTTTACAAGGCATACCTTGAAGATTTCTACAGGTTTTGTCAg AAACTAGGTGGCGCCACAGCAGAGATCATGTCTGACTTACTTGCTTTTGAGGCTGACAGAAGGGCGGTCAATATTACCATAAATAG TATTGGAACTGAGCTTACTCGAGATGATCGCAGGAAGTTGTATTCTAGCTTTGGTTTGCT TTATCCCTATGGCCATGAAGAACTCGCTGTCTGTGAGGACGTTGATCAG GTCCGTGGTGTCATGGAAAAATATCCTCCATATCAGGCTATCTTTTCAAAACTATCCTATGGTGAGAGTCAGATGCTTGACAAGGCATTTTATGAAGAGGAGGTGAAAAGGCTTTGCTTAGCATTTGAGCAACAG TTCCATTACGGTGTTTTCTTCGCATACATGAGGTTGAGGGAGCAGGAGATCAGAAATCTTATGTGGATATCTGAGTGTGTGGCTCAGAACCAGAAGTCCAGAGTTCATGACAGTGTGGTCTTCATATTTTAG